The Salvia splendens isolate huo1 chromosome 20, SspV2, whole genome shotgun sequence nucleotide sequence TTGCAGGAGCTTTTTCTAGCTATTATAAATTGTTTAAGAGCTTATTTTACTAATCCATCTTAGTAAACAATGGATTAACCTATGCTATGTCGATCGATCTAGGTTAATCGGGGAAAGTAAACGTCACTTAGGATTTATCTATTAGCTTAGATAAGATTTTATGTTTTGTTACAAGTATCGGCATAATCAGGCTTGCGTTATGCGCAAAACATTTATCAAATTTGGATGGTTGGATGGTGGGATCATGGTTGTGCTTACTATTTGTGTCTGCGGGCAGGTGGCAAAAAGCTTTTGACTCCACAGCCACGTCTGAGGACAGGATTCTTTTCTGTTCTCGAGTACTCAATGTTAAGTCCTGACACTATTAAGGAGTCATGCACTTCTGTCGGTGTTGCCAAGTATGGCAAGCCGATAGGATTGGAGGAAAAGATAAAAGTGGACTTAATTGTTGTTGGTTCTGTTGCTGTAGACCCAAAGACCAGAGCCAGACTTGGCAAGGGTGAGGTATAAGATGCTATCTTTTTTGCATATGTTTTCTGATAATGATAGTCCTTCTCCTCATAATTTGATCCATATACGCGATTTGTCTTGTTTGTAAACATTGGCTGCAGTTGGAGTTATGGTAATTATTTAATGGTGCAGGGATTTGCTGAACTTGAATATGGTATGCTACGTTACATGGGTTCCATTGATGACTCGACACCAATTGTCACATCTGGTCCGTTCTCTGTGGCTTTTCCTTAAGTGTTCTCAAATACACATGACAATTGATTAATTTTTCTCTTGATATTGATTCAATTCATTGCTTCTATATCGTCTCCATGTTAATTACGTATCTTAGTTCACAGCCTTTCGAATTAATACAGTCATACTTAGATATGACTCCTTGCATTCACTATCTTCTTTCTTATAATAGTTTATAATTTTccattgtgaatgacttgacGACCTTAATGTTCTTCTACGATTTCATTTGATCATCCATTTCATTTTACGTATAAAGTTCACGATGAGCAATTGGTGGATGACATACCCATCGACAGACTGCTGGTGCACGATGTACCCGTCGACATCATATGCACTCCAACCCAAGTTATCTTCACCAACACCTCCATTCCAAAACCTCAAGGTCAGTTCCCTCTGTTAATATTTTCGCCAACGAACATGTTCAAAACAACCTGCAAGTAAAGATTGTTCTCTTGCATTTTATCATGAAAGGAAATGACAGCCTAACTTGATTTCTACTGCTTATAGGAAGGAATATACTGGGACAAATTATCTCCAGAAAAGCTTGGTCAGATTAAAATACTAAGGGAGCTAAAGAGAAAAATTGAACGCGAAACTGGGGAAAAGCTTCCCACTGGCCCCTCGGAGAAGTTACCCCCTACAGCGCGAAGGAAGCGCTGATGCATCAAAACCCATCTTGCGCCTGCATTAGCTCATGTGCCTTGGTTTATCCATGTATATACTTGCTTCCTCTTCTTCTGTGTAAAGAATAGTTTAGTTTATGAGTGAGACAATTCA carries:
- the LOC121782773 gene encoding 5-formyltetrahydrofolate cyclo-ligase-like protein COG0212; amino-acid sequence: MSNPNSIKHTWLISSSRLWQLSELQVFKEAKCVKVNPDTPQKQVRFLTLNGGKKLLTPQPRLRTGFFSVLEYSMLSPDTIKESCTSVGVAKYGKPIGLEEKIKVDLIVVGSVAVDPKTRARLGKGEGFAELEYGMLRYMGSIDDSTPIVTSVHDEQLVDDIPIDRLLVHDVPVDIICTPTQVIFTNTSIPKPQGIYWDKLSPEKLGQIKILRELKRKIERETGEKLPTGPSEKLPPTARRKR